GAGGTGCTCGACGACGACGGGCGAGATGGCCCTGTTGAAGGAGGCGGAGAAGAACGCCCTGCCGTGGTTGTTGGTGGTGTAGAGGAGCACGTCACACTGGAAGCCGAAGCTGCTGTCCCAGCTGGCCACCAGCGAGGTGGGCAGCAGCCGCTGGACGCTCACGTTGCACTGGGACAGGCTCTGCAGCGGGGAcgaggcggcggcggcggcggcgtcAGGGGAGGCGTCGTTCTCCTCCACGCTCCTCTTGGAGAAGCGCACGTCCACCTCCAGGTTGGCCAGGAACCTGTTGGAGGAGTTGATGGGCGGCAGGAGCAGGTCCTCGTCGCTCCAGCCCTGGCATCGCTGGAGGAGTCCGGCCACTGCGGTCAGAGCCAGCAGCAGGGTCGGGGAGTTGTTCAGCATGGCACAGGGCGCGTCTCTCCTGCTCGCATGGTCTCTGAGACTATCCGCGGacgacggacggacggacgagGCGCGCAATGCTTGGAGATGCCACTCACTCCGgtggtttttaaaaagctgcaggTCCAGATAGAGGGATTCAAAACCCAGCCCGACTGGCACAAATGGAAAGGTGGAAAGCTTGTCACATGCATGCGCGCATCCCAGCCCCCCTCCCGCTGGAGGCTCTCCTCCTGACTTGGtctccaaataaataaatgtgccgTGCTGTGGCTTTTCCAGGAGAGAGGCAGGATGAGTAGCTCCGTGCGCAGAGCTTCATCATCACAGCTCccagctcctctgtctcttcaggTGTGAGCTGAGCTCCAAACACATGGGCGGTGAGGAGAGACCCTCCAGTGCGCAGGGACAAAAGTGGTTCACATACAGTAGGCTATACCTTCTTCAATCAACAATCCAAGTTTAAAAGATAGGAGGACCATGTCTGAGCTCTCACCTGTCTCCCAGGATGAGACATGTGGCAGTGGCACACTATTCAGGTCCACTTGTGGCACCGACCTGACCAAACCATTGAGTCAGAGCCAAGACTAGACATAAATCAAGAATTCATAATGTTAGACGATAAAAATTGAAAGatatttctctttaaaaagacattaaagAGAAATCCTCCaagacctttttttaaaatgtacatatttttgcacagtttttacaaaaaCTATGAACCATAGATTCTGTTTTAAAAACCTTCTGTGAACTGCCATCAATAAAGATTTGTCAGGGAAGCTGGGAATGTTATTTATCTTATCTATGTTGTTTGATTAAAGAAGTCGAAGTCAGTGGTGCTGAAAATAATATTGGAAACACTAAATTAAATAACCATTTGTACAACAATATCAGCCAGTCAGTCCACCACTTTGGTTGGGCCTGAAATATTCTAAAATCTATTGGAGGATCACTGCAGAAGtttgtacagacattcatggttttAAGATAATGAATCCAATAACCCCCACCCCCTTGAGCAGAAaagtatctttattttttttaaattgataatTCACATGAATTAACTTGAGTCCAACatgtaaatgtgcctgatttagCCATACAGGCTAGTTTTTGTCTGCACCAGTAAAATATCAAATAGACATTACACAGAAttacatgcacagacacaaacaaaggcACTTTACACATGCATGGAGATAACTAAAACATACATGACAACTAAAAACAACTGGTGCGAATactcaaagataaagaaaaataatagcCGAACAACTTTTCTCTACATGATGTTTGAGTATTCTGAAAAAAGTGCCATGCATGGTATTTTACAGTCCCCTCTGGCAGTGGCTCACATAGATGAGGGTTTACAGCAGAAACTATACATCAGGTTCCCCTCCTCTGCCAAGAAACACAAATCTGAGGCTTCAATGGAGACACATTCAAAACTGGGCAGTTGAAGACTTGGAAACAGATGCAGCCTGAATCTGGATTtcagctgaggctgcagatggtggAGTCAGACTTTGGAAAAAGGAACCATGGACCCAACCTTCCTTGTGTCAGCAGTCCAtactggtggtggtggtaatCTACGAGTGTGTGAGGaatgttttggtttattttaggCCCCTAAATACCAATCGATCATGATCTAAATACTACAGACTGAGTAgtgttgctgaccatgtccatGTCTTTATGTCCACAGTTTCTTCTAATGGAtacttccagcaggataatgctcCACATCACAAACTGGTTTCATAAGGCCTCCAACAGGGACCAGATCTGAATGCACTTTGAGATGTGGGTAGAACAGTAGATTAGCAGCATGAATGTGCATCTGATAAATTATTAGAAATTATTTGACGCAACCAGGTCAACATGgagcaggaaaacagaaatgtttccaaCATTCTGCTTTGAAGAACTGAGGCATAGAGGGGCCTTGCACACTAGTAGTGCTCCTAAAAAGTGCTCTGTGACTGCATTTGAATATTTGGAGCTCTGGTGTCTGTGAAGGCCACTAAGCCGAGAAACATGGTGGGATTTCAGGTGACAGAGAGTAACCAACGAGGTCACACCAATAAATTGGACTGTTGTTTCATCAGAGAGACTGAGCTAAAAGATAAGAAGTTAATCTGTGTGCCATGCAGGAAAGATTAACTCCCAAACCTCTATCTAATCAGAGTACATTCACTGAGTCGAACACAAACCACGGCCACTGAATAATCAGTTCCGCTGAGCAACATGGATTTAAGAGCCTTGCTCAAGAGCACCGCAGCAGTTGAGATGAGGTAAATTATGTCAAATATAAGGCAGGAGTGTCAAAATGCAACGctttggaaaaataaagtgaaattgTTGTCATTTGAAAGATTTTCCCTTCATTCAGcgataaaacatttatatcaaGAACCTGGTTTTGTCACACTCTCAGTTTTTCTGTGCTCAATctacacaaatgtaaaagtgCAAGGACCCAGCTCATACAAAATACTCCCATTGTAAAATCCATCTCTGTATCTTTTCTACTCAGTCATGAAATCAtctgctctgtctgctgcatGTACGACCAGATACTAAACAAAGAAAAGACTGTGTGAGGTTTGTGTCTAAACGGTTATTCTGAAACACAGTTGCAATTCAGCACACTCAGGGATCAAATCAAAAAGTTCACATTGCTATATTTGCAGTGGAGTTTTTCTCCTGCTTTAGCAGCTTCTCACAGACACAGCTTTTCCAGTGGAGATCGATCTTACAACAGCGGCCGCATCAATTTCTCTCGCTGAGTTGTAAAGCATCAGGTTTGGTAGCAGTTGTATTAATAGCAACATCACAATGTGCCTGTTGCAGATGATAAAAAGTTATATCTTACAAGTTTCTGTATGAAAACACCACAGAGTCCTACGTCCATGACCCATTTGCTTTGTTTATTCATCTGTTGTCTGCTCTTAGAGCTGTGTTGGTTGGTGATTGTTGCTCTCGGCCATGTTGTTGTGTGCTCAGGGGCAGCCAGACACATCAATAAACATGTGCCTCCGctgtggtggagcagcagggGTTTTGTACACAGCAGCATGTGTCACCTGGCTGCAGTATCTGATGCTGAAGAGGACACAGTCACTCCCGCCTCCCTGCCTCCGCTACACTATTTGTTTTTTGGATCCTGCGCTTTTATCACAAACAGCAAATCTGATCAGAGCTACAGCTGGGGACACAACCACAGCTAATCTCAATTTTGGGGAGTTCTAATAAAAGTTTGAACATGAGGATTGTAGTGGCTGAACATCTGGTCCGTTTTTGGCGAGGAGCGTAATCGAGCTGCGGTCACATGT
This region of Paralichthys olivaceus isolate ysfri-2021 chromosome 13, ASM2471397v2, whole genome shotgun sequence genomic DNA includes:
- the LOC109631994 gene encoding transmembrane protein 158; its protein translation is MLNNSPTLLLALTAVAGLLQRCQGWSDEDLLLPPINSSNRFLANLEVDVRFSKRSVEENDASPDAAAAAASSPLQSLSQCNVSVQRLLPTSLVASWDSSFGFQCDVLLYTTNNHGRAFFSASFNRAISPVVVEHLGVTGGQQELRLCVGCGMSRYRQFGQGRSRGQQSGDQVAFCCVDFSLDELKGDKSWRLNRKPIESTLVACFMTLVIIVWSVAALIWPVPIIAGFLPNGMEQRRPR